The proteins below come from a single Aegilops tauschii subsp. strangulata cultivar AL8/78 chromosome 6, Aet v6.0, whole genome shotgun sequence genomic window:
- the LOC109746779 gene encoding lactoylglutathione lyase, with protein MATGSEAGKPAEVVLEWPKQDKKRMLHAVYRVGDLDRTIKCYTECFGMKLLRKRDVPEEKYTNAFLGFGPEDSNFALELTYNYGVDKYDIGAGFGHFAIAHEDVYKLAETIKSSSCCKITREPGPVKGGSTVIAFAPDPDGYMFELIQRGPTPEPLCQVMLRVGELDRSIMFYEKALGMKLLRKKDVPQYKYTIAMMGYAEEDKTTVLELTYNYGVTEYNKGNAYAQVAIGTDDVYKSAEAVELVTKELGGKILRQPGPLPGLNTKITSFLDPDGWKVVLVDHADFLKELH; from the exons ATGGCAACCGGTAGCGAAGCTGGAAAGCCCGCGGAGGTCGTGCTGGAGTGGCCTAAGCAGGACAAAAAGAGGATGCTGCATGCTGTTTACCGTGTGGGAGATCTGGACCGCACCATTAA GTGTTACACAGAATGCTTTGGGATGAAGCTGTTGAGGAAAAGAGATGTTCCTGAAGAGAAGTACACCAATGCGTTTCTTGGGTTTGGACCTGAGGACAGTAATTTTGCACTTGAGCTGACTTACA ATTATGGTGTCGACAAGTATGACATTGGAGCGGGCTTTGGACATTTTGCCATCGCACATGAGGAT GTGTACAAGCTGGCTGAGACAATTAAATCATCTTCATGTTGTAAGATCACTCGTGAACCTGGTCCTGTCAAGGGAGGGTCCACTGTGATTGCTTTTGCACCAGACCCAGATGGTTACATGTTCGAGCTTATCCAGAGGGGTCCGACGCCTGAGCCTCTCTGTCAAGTTATGCTTCGTGTTGGTGAACTTGATCGGTCTATCATGTTCTACGAGAAG GCCCTTGGGATGAAGCTTCTGAGGAAGAAGGATGTGCCTCAGTACAAG TACACTATTGCCATGATGGGCTATGCTGAGGAGGATAAGACCACTGTTCTGGAGTTGACATACAACTATGGTGTCACAGAATATAACAAGGGCAATGCATATGCTCAG GTTGCTATTGGCACTGATGATGTGTACAAGAGTGCTGAAGCAGTTGAGCTGGTTACCAAAGAACTAGGTGGAAAGATCCTACGTCAGCCTGGGCCACTACCGGGGCTGAACACGAAGATCACCTCTTTCCTTGACCCCGATGGCTGGAAAGTG GTTCTGGTGGATCATGCGGACTTCCTCAAGGAACTCCACTGA
- the LOC109746781 gene encoding 4-hydroxy-3-methylbut-2-en-1-yl diphosphate synthase (ferredoxin), chloroplastic yields the protein MATGVAPAPLPHVKVRGGGIGFTKSVDFAKVLSVPGALRTASSRGRALVVWSSSTESDTMELEPASEGSPLLVPRQKYCESIHQTRRRKTRTVMVGNVALGSDHPMRIQTMTTSDTKDVAKTVEEVMRIADKGADFVRITVQGKKEADACFEIKNTLVQKNYNIPLVADIHFAPTVALRVAECFDKIRVNPGNFADRRAQFEKLEYTEDDYEKELEHIEKVFSPLVEKCKKYGRAMRIGTNHGSLSDRIMSYYGDSPRGMVESALEFARICRNLDFHNFVFSMKASNPVVMVQAYRLLVAEMYNLGWDYPLHLGVTEAGEGEDGRMKSAIGIGTLLMDGLGDTIRVSLTEPPEEEIDPCRRLANLGTQAANLQIGVVPFEEKHRRYFDFQRRSGQLPLQKEGEAVDYRGVLHRDGSVLMSVSLDQLKAPELLYRSLAAKLIVGMPFKDLATVDSILLRELPPVEDAEARLALKRLVDISMGVLTPLSEQLTKPLPHAIVLVTLDELSSDANKLLPEGTRFAVTLRGDESYEQLDVLKSVDNITMLLHNIPYGEEKTGRVHAARRLFEYLETNGLNFPVIHHIDFPKSIDRDGLVIGAGSNVGALLVDGLGDGVLLEAASQEFEFLRDTSFNLLQGCRMRNTKTEYVSCPSCGRTLFDLQEISAQIREKTSHLPGVSIAIMGCIVNGPGEMADADFGYVGGAPGKIDLYVGKTVVQRGIAMEGATEALIQLIKDHGRWVDPPTDE from the exons ATGGCCACCGGGGTGGCACCGGCTCCGCTCCCGCACGTCAAGGTCCGCGGCGGGGGCATCGGCTTCACCAAGAGCGTCGACTTCGCCAAGGTCCTCTCCGTTCCCGGTGCGCTGAGGACGGCGTCCTCGAGAGGCAGGGCGCTCGTGGTGTGGAGCTCAAGTACAGAGTCTGATACCATGGAGCTCGAGCCGGCCTCCGAAGGAAGCCCACTTCTTG TTCCCAGGCAGAAGTACTGCGAATCTATCCACCAAACAAGGAGGAGAAAAACACGGACTGTGATGGTCGGGAACGTGGCACTTGGCAGTGATCACCCCATGAGGATTCAGACTATGACTACCTCAGATACCAAGGATGTTGCCAAGACCGTGGAAGAG GTGATGAGGATAGCAGATAAAGGCGCTGATTTTGTTAGAATAACCGTCCAGGGTAAAAAGGAAGCTGATGCCTGCTTTGAGATTAAGAACACTCTTGTCCAGAAGAA TTACAACATCCCTCTAGTGGCCGATATTCACTTTGCGCCTACAGTAGCTTTAAGAGTGGCCGAATGCTTTGACAAAATCCGTGTTAACCCAGGAAACTTCG CCGATCGCCGTGCCCAATTTGAGAAGCTGGAATATACTGAAGACGATTATGAAAAGGAGCTTGAACATATTGAGAAG GTCTTTTCTCCATTGGTTGAGAAATGCAAGAAGTATGGAAGAGCAATGCGTATTGGAACAAATCATGGTAGTCTTTCTGACCGGATAATGAGCTACTATGGTGATTCTCCAAGGGGAATG GTTGAGTCTGCTTTGGAATTTGCTAGGATCTGCCGGAATTTGGACTTCCATAACTTTGTATTTTCAATGAAAGCAAGTAACCCTGTTGTCATGGTCCAAGCATATCGCCTGCTTGTAGCGGAAATGTATAACCTTGGATGGGATTATCCTTTGCACTTGGGAGTTACCGAAGCTGGTGAGGGTGAAGATGGGAGGATGAAGTCTGCTATTGGCATCGGAACACTTTTGATG GATGGCTTGGGTGATACAATCCGTGTATCCCTCACAGAACCACCAGAGGAAGAAATTGATCCTTGCAGGAGACTCGCAAATCTTGGAACTCAGGCTGCAAACCTTCAAATAGGAGTG GTCCCATTTGAAGAAAAACATAGGCGCTATTTTGATTTCCAGCGTAGAAGTGGCCAGTTGCCTTTACAGAAGGAG GGTGAGGCAGTAGATTACAGAGGTGTCCTTCATCGTGATGGCTCTGTTCTGATGTCAGTGTCCTTAGATCAGTTGAAG GCTCCTGAGCTCCTTTATAGGTCTCTTGCTGCAAAGCTTATAGTTGGCATGCCTTTCAAG GATTTGGCAACTGTAGATTCTATTCTTTTGAGAGAACTCCCCCCTGTAGAAGATGCTGAAGCA AGACTTGCACTCAAAAGATTAGTTGACATTAGCATGGGCGTGTTGACTCCCTTATCAGAGCAATTGACAAAGCCACTCCCACATGCAATTGTGCTTGTCACCCTTGATGAACTATCAAGTGATGCAAACAAGCTTTTGCCAGAAG GCACTAGATTTGCTGTCACTCTTCGTGGAGATGAATCATATGAGCAGCTAGATGTTCTTAAGAGTGTTGATAATATAACGATGCTGTTACATAACATTCCATATGGTGAAGAGAAGACTGGTAGAGTACATGCTGCTAGGAG GCTGTTTGAGTACTTAGAGACCAATGGTTTGAACTTCCCTGTGATCCATCACATTGATTTCCCTAAAAGCATCGATAG AGATGGTCTTGTTATTGGTGCTGGGAGCAATGTTGGTGCTCTTCTAGTTGATGGTCTGGGTGATGGTGTACTTCTTGAAGCTGCTAGCCAGGAGTTTGAATTCTTGAGGGATACATCCTTCAACTTGCTACAGGGTTGCCGGATGCGCAACACAAAAACT GAATATGTCTCTTGTCCTTCTTGTGGACGAACGCTCTTCGACCTCCAAGAAATCAGTGCTCAGATTAGAGAGAAGACCTCTCATCTGCCTGGTGTCTCT ATTGCTATTATGGGTTGCATTGTTAATGGGCCAGGAGAGATGGCTGATGCCGACTTTGGATACGTTGGAGGTGCCCCTGGAAAGATCGACCTTTATGTTGGGAAG ACCGTTGTGCAACGGGGAATTGCAATGGAGGGTGCCACTGAAGCCTTAATTCAGCTAATCAAGGACCATGGCCGTTGGGTGGATCCTCCTACAGACGAGTAG